A region from the Desulfomarina profundi genome encodes:
- a CDS encoding ZIP family metal transporter: MSEYMLQFNPVVQALLATLFTWGVTAAGAALVFLTRTVNAKLMDSMLGFAAGVMIAASFWSLLAPGIEMAEELGHTPWLTATIGFMGGGIFMRLTDKFLPHLHPGLSTDKTEGIKTSWQRSTLLVLAITLHNIPEGLAVGVAFGAVAAGLPSATLGGAIALAIGIGIQNFPEGTAVALPLRREGMSKTKSFMLGQASGIVEPVAGVIGALFVMKMQNILPYALCFAAGAMIFVVVEELIPESQRNYANIDIVTMATMTGFATMMILDVALG; encoded by the coding sequence ATGTCGGAATACATGCTGCAGTTCAACCCTGTTGTCCAAGCTCTGCTTGCAACACTTTTCACCTGGGGTGTGACCGCCGCTGGTGCGGCCCTGGTTTTCCTGACCAGAACGGTTAATGCCAAGCTGATGGATTCGATGCTCGGTTTTGCAGCTGGGGTCATGATTGCCGCAAGCTTCTGGTCCCTGCTTGCTCCCGGTATCGAGATGGCGGAAGAGCTGGGCCATACACCCTGGCTGACAGCCACCATCGGTTTTATGGGCGGAGGTATTTTCATGCGGTTGACCGACAAATTTCTCCCCCATCTTCACCCCGGACTCAGTACAGACAAAACTGAAGGCATTAAAACATCATGGCAGCGAAGTACACTGCTGGTGCTGGCCATCACCCTGCACAATATTCCGGAAGGACTGGCTGTCGGTGTGGCCTTTGGAGCTGTCGCCGCTGGACTCCCTTCCGCAACACTGGGTGGCGCCATTGCCCTTGCCATCGGGATCGGTATCCAGAATTTTCCGGAAGGAACTGCAGTGGCTCTGCCCCTGAGAAGAGAGGGAATGAGCAAAACAAAAAGTTTCATGCTGGGCCAGGCTTCCGGTATTGTGGAACCCGTCGCCGGAGTCATTGGTGCCCTCTTTGTCATGAAAATGCAGAATATCCTCCCCTATGCCCTCTGCTTTGCCGCCGGAGCAATGATTTTTGTTGTTGTGGAAGAACTTATCCCCGAATCCCAGAGAAATTACGCTAATATCGATATTGTGACCATGGCAACAATGACCGGATTTGCCACTATGATGATTCTGGATGTTGCCCTGGGTTGA